ATCGGGTCGACCTCCGTTGCGTGAATCCTTGTCAACTCGTCGCCTGGGTCCGCCGGCCGCGCGCACCCGCTTACGGACGGGGGAACGATAGCGTCCGGACCGTCGTTCCGGCGGCGGTGAGGCGCACGACGGCGTAGCCGGGCAAGGCAACGGGGTCTGCGCCCGCCACCTCGTCCGTCGGCCAACCCGTCAGCTGGGCAAACGTGCTCGGCGCCGCGGAGTAGAGGACGCCGTCGACCGACATGTGCAGCGGCTGATGGATGTGGCCGAAGAACACACCGCGCACCCGATTCGCAACGGCGGCCAGGCGGTCATGCAGCCCATCTCCGTCCCGGACGAGCATCGTCCGGTCGATCCACGGGCTTCCCATCGGCAGCAGCGGGAAGTGCGTAAAGAGCGTCAACGGCGGGCCGTCGGGGGTGAGCTCGCGCTCGAGGACGGACCACTGCGCTGCCGAGAGAGCGCCCTGCGGATCGATCGCGTCCGGTCCGCGCGCATCGACGGCCAGGAAACGATGGCCGCGCACCTCGAAGGCGTACGACCACGGGCCGTCGTCGGGCAGGAGGGGCACGTGCGGGCCGACGCGCATCCAGCGGCGCAGGTCGGCTGCCGTGTCATGGTTGCCGACCGCGTAGTAGGTCGGCGCGGTCAACCGCCCGAACACGCCCGCCGCCAACGCGTAGCTGGCGTCGTGCGGCTCGGTCACGACATCGCCGGTGTGGAGGACGAAGTCCGGCTGGGGCACAAGCGCGTTGATCGTCTCCACGATGCGCTCGGCGCAAGGCAGCGCGGCAAGGCCGTGCCGCCGGTAGTCGGCGCTCGGCCCGATGTGGCTGTCCGTGATGTGGACGAAGGTCACGTCGCCCGCGTGCATGGCCATCCTCGTCGATCGTCGGCCCGGGGGATCCTGCGTCGGAGGATACCGCACCGTGATGGCGGCGGCCCAGCGGTACGCGCCGGACGAATGAACGACGGCCACCGCTCGAGCGTGACGGCGATGGGCACGATGCCGCCGCCGCCCGAAGAGATCAGCGATCCAATGCCACCCAGAGCAACTTCAGCGACGCCGGGCCTTCGCGCAGCCGCCACCACGCGGCGTGGACCGCGGGATAGGTCCGCCGGTCGGCGGCCACCCCGATCGTGTTCGCATCGAAGCGGCGGCAGGCGAACAGGGCGCGCGGCATGTGGTAGGCCTGCGTGACGAGCAGCGACGTTTCCGATGGGTGCGCCGCGACCCAGCCGGAGCACGAGGCCCAGGTGCTCGTGCCGCTGGTGTCCAACCGAATCGCTCTGGCCGGGACGCCCAGCTGCTCCGCGAGACGCGCCATCGTGCCCGGCTCGTCGTAAGCGCCCGGCCCGACGCTGCCGCTCATGACGAGCCCATCGACCGTGCCGAGCACGTACAGTTCGGCCGCCGTCGCGACGCGGTCGAAGAGGATCGGCGTCGGCGCGCCGCTCGGCCAGACGCCGGCGCCGAAGACGATGGCCGTGTTGCGGTGCGGTGCCTGCACGACGGTGTACGTCCGGTCGTGCGCCGCCGCCGCCATGTAGCGCGCCGCCCCGCCGCCGATCACGGCCGCCAACGCGGTCAGCGCGACGAACAGCGCGCCGACGTTCCGGCGAAGGACGCTCTGGAAACCTGGGCATGTGTTCATGGCGCACAGCGTACCGCCTTCGCGCCGTGTTCGAACGCCCGCCGACCGCCGCGCCGCCGCCGCGCAACCGTCGATGGGTGCCGCAATCGTCGGCCAATGCGGATCGTGGTCGTCCGACATGCGCCGGTAGGGGCACGCCTTGCCCCTACCGTGCGGTAATTGTGGTCTCCGATGCCGGAGTAATGGCCGTCGTGCTGGAATCACGTCCCCTGCCGCGGCCGGTACTGCAGCGCCTCCGCCACGTGGCGGGTCGCGATCCCGTCGGCCGCCTCGAGATCGGCAATCGTCCGGGATACCTTGAGGATGCGGTGGAACGCCCGTGCCGAAAGGCCAAGCCGCCGCATCGCCGTCCGGAGCAGAGCCTCGCCGTCGGTGTCGATGCGGCAGTCGCGGCGGACCTGGGCTGCGGATAGCTCGGCGTTGCAGCGCGCGGCGGCGGCGCCGACGAAACCGAAGCCCGGCAGCGATCGGTCGTCCGTCGCAGTGTCGTTGTCCGGAGACCCGGGCGTCGCCGACGCGACAGCGATCGATCGTCGTTCCGCGCCGGCCGGATCGTGGGCTCGCACCGCCAACTCGCGCTGGCGCCGGCGGTCGACCGCTGCGGGCGACGCCGCCGGACCCTCCGCTGCCCCCAGCCGCGCCCGCTGGCGTTCCCGCGCGGCCACCACCCGGGCGCGTACGGCGACCGACCTCTCGCCGGTCGGCCCACCCAGAAGCTTCTCATGCGGGACGCGGGGCACCTCGACGTGGAGGTCGATGCGGTCCATCAGCGGCCCGCTGACACGACGCCCGTAGCGCAGGACGGCGGCGACGGCGCACGTACAGGCGTGGTCAGGGTCGCCGTGATAGCCGCACGGACAGGGGTTGCGGGCGGCAATCAGCGTCACGCTGGCCGGAAAAATCGCGCTGCCGGCGGCGCGGGCGATCGTGACGCGCCGGTCTTCGATGGGCTGGCGGAGGCTCTCGAGGACCGCCGGGTCGAACTCGGGCAGCTCGTCGAGGAACAGGACGCCGTGGTGGGCCAGCGAGACCTCGCCCGGCCGCGGCCAAGAGCCGCCGCCGATCAGGCCGGCGTTGGAGATCGTATGGTGCGGTGCGCGGAACGGGCGCGCTTGGATGAGCGGCACGTCGCTGGGCAGCAGGCCGGCGACGGAATAGACCGCGGTGACCTCCAGCGCCTCCTCGAGCAACAGCGGCGGCAGGATGGACGGCAGGCAGCGCGCCAGCATCGTCTTGCCCCCGCCCGGCGGGCCGGTGAACGACAGGTTGTGCCCGCCGGCGGCGGCGATCTCGAGGGCGCGGCGCGCGTGCTCCTGGCCTCGGACGTCGCTGAGGTCGGTGTGCGGCGCCGGCGCGGTGTGCGACGGAACGGCGGCAATCGGCGGCAGCGGGGCGCCGGTGCGCAGGTGCTGGACGAGTTGGCGCAGGCTGTCGGATGCGACGACGTCGAGGCCGGGGACGAGGGCGGCCTCGGCGCCGTTGGCAGCGGGCACGATGACCCGTCGGAAGCCGTGGTTGCGGGCGGCGACCGCCACCGGGAGGACGCCGTGCGTCCGCCGCAGTCGACCGTCGAGGGCAACCTCGCCGAACACGAGCGCGTCGTCCAACGCGCCATTGAGAGCGCCGGGCAGCTGCTCGCTGGCCGCCAGGATCCCGAGCGCGATCGCCAGATCGTAGTGCGGACCGATCTTGCGGACGTGCGCAGGCGCCAGGTTGATCGTGATCCGGGCCATTGGGAAGCCGAATCCGGCGTTGCGCAGCGCGGCGTACAGGCGGTCCTTGGACTCGCGCACCGTCATATCCGGGAGGCCGACGAGCGTGATGTGCGGCAGGCCGTGGTGGATGTCGACCTCGACCTGCACGAGCTCGCCCTCCAGACCGGCCAACGCGCAGCTCCACATCCGAGCGAGCATCCTGTCCTCCTCGACGGACAGCCGGTGGTTCGACCCGGCGGCGGGTCCCACTGTACGGCGCAGAGGCGGGTTTGGGCAGGGCGACCGGGACAGGATGGCGACACGCTGCGGACACGCAGGTGACATCGGGTGCGGCGGCGATCACGCGTTTGGCCAGCCGGCGGCGCCTCAGGATCGTCGGCCCCGGCGTCGGGCAATCAGCGGTGGCGCGGCGGTTTGGGCACGCCGGGCGCGTTCATCGGGCCGGACCGTTCGGGTATACTAGCCCTCGCCTGGGTGCCCCTGCCCAGCCTCCCCAGCGGGTGCGCACATGACCCTCGCCCTGACCGATTCCCCAGTTCGGTCCCCGATCGTCGATCCCGTGGTCGATTCCGTGGTCGATCCCCCGTCCCGTGAACGCATCTACGTGCTGCAAGGCGGCGCGCGTCTGTCCGGCACGGTGCAGATCGGCGGCGCCAAGAACGCGGCGCTGCCCATTCTGGCCGCCACGCTCCTGACCGCCGACAGCTGCACGATCGAGAACGTGCCCGATATCGCCGACGTCCGGGTCATGCTCGACCTCCTGCGCCACATGGGCGCCGAGGTCGAGCACGAGGCGGCGCTGAGTCGCGTGACGGTGTGCTGCGCCGACATCCGCACGCGGACGACGCCCGACGCGCTGGCCGAACGGTTCCGCGGCAGCTTCCTGGTGATGGGCCCGCTGTTGGCGCGCTTCGGCCAGGCCAGCACGGCTCGGCCGGGCGGCTGCAACATCGGCTCCCGGCCCGTCGACGTGCACAGCAAGGGCTTTGCGGCGCTGGGCGCGCAAGTGGCCAACGTCGACCATCGGTTCGCCGCCAGCGGCCGCCTCAAGGGCGCGAACATCCTGCTGGACGTCCCGAGCCATACCGGCACGGAGAACATCATCATGGCGGCCGTGCTGGCCGAGGGGCTGACCGTCATCGACAACGCCAGCATCGAACCGGAAGTGCTCGAGCTCGTCGACTTCCTGCGGTCGCTCGGCGCGCGGATCGCGTGGGCGTCGACGGCGCGCCAGCTCGTCATCCAGGGCGTCCCGCGCTTGCACGGCTCGGTGTATCGCCTGATGCCCGATCGGCTCGAAGCCGGCACGTATCTCCTTGCCGGCGCGATCACGCGCGGTGACGTCACGGTCGAGCGCATCGTGCCCGACCATCTCCGCTCGGTGATGGGCAAGCTCGTGGAGGCGGGGGCGACGATCGAGGAGCACGACCACAGCGTCCGGGTGGTCGTGGATCGTCCGCTTCGGGCAGTCGATGTCCATACCTACTTCTATCCGGGCTTTCCGACGGACCTCCAACAGCCTTTCACCGCGCTGCTGACACAGGCCATCGGCGAGAGCATTGTCCAGGAAACGGTGTTCGAGGCCCGGATGACGTATGCTTATGAGCTGCAGCGAATGGGCGCGGACATTCGTGTCAACGGCTCAACGGCCGTCGTCACCGGTCCGTCCGTGCTGCATGGAACGACGGTGACCGCCCAGGACCTGCGGGCCGGCGCTGCCGTCATGCTTGCGGCACTCGCGGCTGATGGTGACACGCGGA
The nucleotide sequence above comes from Candidatus Avedoeria danica. Encoded proteins:
- a CDS encoding metallophosphoesterase, with the protein product MAMHAGDVTFVHITDSHIGPSADYRRHGLAALPCAERIVETINALVPQPDFVLHTGDVVTEPHDASYALAAGVFGRLTAPTYYAVGNHDTAADLRRWMRVGPHVPLLPDDGPWSYAFEVRGHRFLAVDARGPDAIDPQGALSAAQWSVLERELTPDGPPLTLFTHFPLLPMGSPWIDRTMLVRDGDGLHDRLAAVANRVRGVFFGHIHQPLHMSVDGVLYSAAPSTFAQLTGWPTDEVAGADPVALPGYAVVRLTAAGTTVRTLSFPRP
- a CDS encoding YdcF family protein; the encoded protein is MNTCPGFQSVLRRNVGALFVALTALAAVIGGGAARYMAAAAHDRTYTVVQAPHRNTAIVFGAGVWPSGAPTPILFDRVATAAELYVLGTVDGLVMSGSVGPGAYDEPGTMARLAEQLGVPARAIRLDTSGTSTWASCSGWVAAHPSETSLLVTQAYHMPRALFACRRFDANTIGVAADRRTYPAVHAAWWRLREGPASLKLLWVALDR
- a CDS encoding YifB family Mg chelatase-like AAA ATPase — protein: MLARMWSCALAGLEGELVQVEVDIHHGLPHITLVGLPDMTVRESKDRLYAALRNAGFGFPMARITINLAPAHVRKIGPHYDLAIALGILAASEQLPGALNGALDDALVFGEVALDGRLRRTHGVLPVAVAARNHGFRRVIVPAANGAEAALVPGLDVVASDSLRQLVQHLRTGAPLPPIAAVPSHTAPAPHTDLSDVRGQEHARRALEIAAAGGHNLSFTGPPGGGKTMLARCLPSILPPLLLEEALEVTAVYSVAGLLPSDVPLIQARPFRAPHHTISNAGLIGGGSWPRPGEVSLAHHGVLFLDELPEFDPAVLESLRQPIEDRRVTIARAAGSAIFPASVTLIAARNPCPCGYHGDPDHACTCAVAAVLRYGRRVSGPLMDRIDLHVEVPRVPHEKLLGGPTGERSVAVRARVVAARERQRARLGAAEGPAASPAAVDRRRQRELAVRAHDPAGAERRSIAVASATPGSPDNDTATDDRSLPGFGFVGAAAARCNAELSAAQVRRDCRIDTDGEALLRTAMRRLGLSARAFHRILKVSRTIADLEAADGIATRHVAEALQYRPRQGT
- the murA gene encoding UDP-N-acetylglucosamine 1-carboxyvinyltransferase — protein: MTLALTDSPVRSPIVDPVVDSVVDPPSRERIYVLQGGARLSGTVQIGGAKNAALPILAATLLTADSCTIENVPDIADVRVMLDLLRHMGAEVEHEAALSRVTVCCADIRTRTTPDALAERFRGSFLVMGPLLARFGQASTARPGGCNIGSRPVDVHSKGFAALGAQVANVDHRFAASGRLKGANILLDVPSHTGTENIIMAAVLAEGLTVIDNASIEPEVLELVDFLRSLGARIAWASTARQLVIQGVPRLHGSVYRLMPDRLEAGTYLLAGAITRGDVTVERIVPDHLRSVMGKLVEAGATIEEHDHSVRVVVDRPLRAVDVHTYFYPGFPTDLQQPFTALLTQAIGESIVQETVFEARMTYAYELQRMGADIRVNGSTAVVTGPSVLHGTTVTAQDLRAGAAVMLAALAADGDTRIRGAHTVERGYNRLIENLCALGAVGHAEWLESAPA